A genomic region of Mycolicibacterium poriferae contains the following coding sequences:
- a CDS encoding TetR/AcrR family transcriptional regulator, producing MLAAAADLVAQKGFHSVSIAEIGAAAGITGSGIYRHFDSKSAVLVAMFDRVIDDLLRDEEHIIDTVSDLGSALERLIAGQVEFVVGERELAQVYYNEINNLPEDDRRRLRRKQRLYLEEWVHLVQELRPELTDAEARSVVHAVIGAIQSPLFHNTGLASDRLRILLAESARAILGLRSGTRGERVRG from the coding sequence ATCCTCGCGGCCGCAGCCGACCTTGTGGCCCAAAAGGGCTTCCACTCGGTGTCGATCGCTGAGATCGGTGCTGCGGCCGGTATCACCGGGTCCGGCATCTATCGCCATTTCGACAGCAAGTCCGCAGTACTCGTGGCTATGTTCGATCGGGTGATCGACGATTTACTTCGCGACGAGGAGCACATTATCGACACGGTCAGCGACCTCGGATCAGCGCTGGAACGGCTTATTGCTGGCCAGGTCGAGTTCGTCGTCGGTGAACGAGAGTTGGCGCAGGTCTACTACAACGAGATCAACAACCTGCCCGAGGACGACCGGCGCCGGTTGCGCCGCAAGCAACGCTTGTACCTGGAGGAATGGGTGCATCTGGTGCAGGAACTGCGCCCCGAACTCACGGATGCGGAGGCCCGGAGTGTCGTGCACGCGGTGATCGGCGCGATCCAGTCGCCGCTGTTCCACAACACCGGGCTGGCCAGCGACCGGCTCAGAATTCTGCTGGCAGAGAGCGCACGTGCGATTCTGGGCCTGCGGTCCGGCACTCGAGGTGAACGTGTCAGAGGCTAG